Proteins encoded in a region of the Nocardia asteroides genome:
- a CDS encoding SAM-dependent methyltransferase: protein MADHDLALRHDVPNSARVVNKLLGGKDNYEIDALVAAAAGRKFVASLREARRFLLRAVNVLSTEHGVHQYVDLGCGLPLSPDVGDATADRGETGRVLYLDHDILVAAHARALLENSPNRRFALVDITDTADVLNQISGFLDLGQPVAFCLSGTAELLPDATTMLAELTTGLPLGCWIIFSHITDDVFSEDIRETAAQLESHSITYRPRERTTVTNMLAPYRLLQPGLVAPHQWRPEIGSRVYRGLHPVELVLSAYAAVGHLPR, encoded by the coding sequence ATGGCCGATCACGACCTCGCGCTGCGACACGACGTGCCCAACAGCGCCCGCGTGGTCAACAAGCTGCTCGGCGGCAAGGACAACTACGAGATCGATGCACTCGTCGCCGCGGCAGCGGGCAGGAAGTTCGTCGCCTCGCTGCGCGAGGCGCGACGGTTCCTGCTGCGCGCAGTCAACGTCCTCAGCACTGAGCACGGCGTGCACCAGTACGTCGACCTCGGGTGCGGGCTCCCGCTGTCCCCGGACGTGGGTGATGCAACCGCGGACCGCGGCGAGACTGGGCGCGTTCTCTACCTCGACCATGACATCTTGGTCGCCGCGCACGCCCGCGCCCTGCTCGAAAACAGCCCGAACCGCCGCTTCGCCCTGGTCGATATCACCGACACCGCCGACGTCCTCAACCAGATCAGCGGGTTTCTCGACCTCGGCCAACCCGTCGCATTCTGCCTGTCCGGCACCGCCGAACTACTCCCCGACGCCACCACAATGCTCGCGGAACTGACCACCGGTCTGCCGCTCGGGTGCTGGATCATCTTCAGCCACATCACCGACGACGTCTTCAGCGAGGACATCCGTGAGACAGCGGCGCAACTCGAGTCTCACTCCATCACCTACCGGCCCCGCGAGCGCACAACCGTGACCAACATGCTCGCCCCGTACCGGCTGCTGCAACCCGGTCTCGTCGCTCCCCATCAATGGCGGCCCGAAATCGGCAGCCGCGTCTATCGCGGCCTCCATCCCGTCGAATTGGTGTTGAGCGCCTATGCCGCCGTGGGCCACCTCCCCCGCTGA
- a CDS encoding aminoglycoside phosphotransferase family protein — MNTSQVERIARTACADAGVDPDGMVPIKLAENAIFRVPDQHMVIRVARAGQTEAARREVDIAEWLREQHISAVQPMGTRADFAVIDSRPVTLWKELPPHHNGSEHEIGRALRALHQLAAPPFLPEVQPFVRLEQRIDSASSLSHADRQWLYQRLADLRAGWENLPTGMPWSPIHGDAWEGNVVTTDAGVTTFLDLERASVGPPEWDLVSTAIKQSSFGWISAERYRAFCDAYGHDVTTWEGFSLLRDIRELRMTCMAAQAAGTKANHAAQAQHRVDCLRGTYGPRPWSGWHPIA, encoded by the coding sequence ATGAACACCTCGCAGGTCGAACGTATCGCTCGCACGGCATGCGCAGATGCTGGCGTCGACCCAGACGGGATGGTCCCGATCAAACTCGCGGAGAATGCGATCTTCCGAGTACCTGATCAACACATGGTCATCCGCGTTGCGCGGGCGGGCCAGACCGAAGCTGCACGCCGCGAGGTGGATATCGCGGAATGGCTTCGAGAACAGCATATTTCGGCTGTGCAGCCGATGGGCACTCGCGCCGACTTTGCGGTGATCGACTCGCGGCCGGTGACTCTGTGGAAAGAGCTGCCGCCGCACCACAACGGCAGCGAGCACGAGATCGGGAGGGCGCTGCGCGCCTTGCACCAGCTGGCCGCGCCGCCGTTCCTGCCCGAAGTCCAACCGTTCGTCCGGCTCGAGCAGCGCATCGACAGCGCGTCATCGCTGAGCCACGCAGATCGGCAGTGGCTGTACCAGCGGCTCGCGGACCTGCGCGCAGGCTGGGAAAATTTGCCCACCGGCATGCCGTGGTCACCGATCCACGGCGACGCCTGGGAAGGCAACGTGGTCACCACCGACGCCGGAGTGACCACGTTCCTCGACCTCGAGCGAGCCTCGGTCGGCCCACCCGAGTGGGACCTCGTCTCTACCGCGATCAAACAAAGCTCCTTCGGCTGGATCTCGGCCGAACGCTACCGTGCCTTCTGTGACGCATACGGCCACGACGTCACGACTTGGGAGGGCTTCTCACTGTTGAGAGACATTCGCGAGCTGCGGATGACCTGTATGGCGGCCCAAGCAGCAGGAACGAAGGCTAACCACGCTGCTCAAGCGCAACATCGAGTTGACTGCCTACGCGGCACCTATGGCCCACGACCGTGGTCGGGATGGCACCCGATCGCCTAA
- a CDS encoding DUF5753 domain-containing protein: MADGGLETLQRSLIDIESTTKHQRGYSPEILPGLVQTLDYARAILSRCTTVLGVPDDSEATAAVRMQRQAVLDAPGHRFHLLIGEAALRRTVGSHAIMAAQIRRLGDILTQRDNVDIGVIPLDAEFIGQAENFVIRDESGVDIETVAGSVETSGADEIALALRTFDLLAGQARYGEHARALLDRALAEHVGPGI; this comes from the coding sequence GTGGCCGATGGCGGCCTGGAGACGTTGCAGCGCAGCCTGATCGACATCGAGTCCACGACCAAGCATCAGCGCGGCTACAGTCCCGAAATCCTGCCTGGCCTCGTCCAGACCCTCGACTACGCCCGCGCGATCCTGTCCAGGTGCACGACCGTGCTCGGCGTGCCTGACGACAGCGAGGCGACCGCGGCGGTGCGGATGCAGCGCCAGGCCGTGCTTGACGCCCCCGGGCACCGCTTCCACCTGCTGATCGGTGAAGCCGCATTGCGGCGCACCGTGGGCAGTCACGCGATCATGGCCGCACAGATCCGCCGGCTCGGTGACATCCTCACCCAACGCGACAACGTCGATATCGGCGTCATCCCTCTCGATGCCGAGTTCATCGGCCAGGCTGAGAATTTCGTCATCCGCGACGAGTCCGGCGTCGATATCGAGACCGTCGCCGGCTCGGTCGAAACCAGCGGCGCCGACGAGATTGCCCTCGCGCTGCGCACTTTCGACCTGCTCGCCGGCCAGGCCCGCTACGGCGAGCACGCCCGAGCCCTTCTCGACCGCGCGCTGGCCGAGCATGTCGGCCCCGGCATCTGA
- a CDS encoding phosphomethylpyrimidine synthase ThiC, translating to MIDSTDPQFVATCAREGIGVEEAAAAVANGTMVFLRSYDSRSQDGYSPILVGAGTRRKVTALIGLGPRDTDRAAIVDSMAVINAAGPDAVIDLTTNPEGIALRRELKDVVGVPLGCCLTYDLFAQPRTKLGREEFLERFELGLDSGVDFVLIHAGINPELARLSEKSDRIMPTTSRGGGLIARYMRMHNTESPLHEHFDGILEICRRRGVVLDLGDIFRPGATADAGDELKWREIELLAGLRKHALDAGVQVLCETGGHIPLHRIPELIPAYKQALGGAPLWLAGPMVVDNAVTLDSIVNTIGVATAGAHGGDMFASITQVEHYLMPTGIDTAEAVRNVKVAITALELGRGNTTEAARQRAISVARRANDWEVQATHALYPGLATNAFINAGLKTGAPCTICGSLCPHLTAKKDREETPVPATAIPLPLTIAES from the coding sequence ATGATCGATTCGACTGACCCTCAGTTCGTCGCTACCTGTGCCCGCGAGGGCATCGGCGTCGAGGAGGCCGCTGCTGCGGTCGCCAACGGCACGATGGTGTTCTTGCGGTCCTACGATTCCCGCTCCCAGGACGGCTACAGCCCGATCCTCGTCGGTGCCGGGACGCGCCGGAAGGTGACCGCGCTGATCGGTCTCGGCCCGCGCGACACTGACCGCGCAGCGATCGTCGACAGCATGGCGGTGATCAACGCCGCCGGACCCGACGCCGTCATCGACCTGACCACCAACCCCGAAGGGATCGCGCTGCGCCGCGAACTCAAGGACGTCGTGGGCGTGCCGCTGGGGTGCTGCCTGACCTATGACCTGTTCGCCCAGCCCCGCACGAAGCTCGGCCGCGAGGAGTTCCTCGAGCGCTTCGAACTCGGCCTCGACTCCGGCGTGGATTTCGTGCTGATCCACGCCGGAATCAACCCCGAGTTGGCGCGGCTGAGTGAGAAATCGGACCGGATCATGCCGACGACCTCGCGCGGTGGTGGCTTGATCGCCCGCTACATGCGCATGCACAACACCGAATCCCCACTGCACGAGCATTTCGACGGGATTCTCGAAATCTGCCGCCGCCGTGGAGTTGTGCTCGACCTGGGCGACATCTTCCGTCCCGGCGCGACCGCCGATGCCGGAGACGAGCTGAAATGGCGGGAGATCGAACTGCTCGCCGGACTGCGCAAGCATGCCCTCGACGCGGGAGTGCAGGTGCTGTGTGAGACCGGCGGACACATCCCGCTGCACCGCATTCCCGAACTCATCCCCGCCTACAAACAAGCGCTCGGAGGCGCACCCTTGTGGCTGGCCGGGCCGATGGTCGTCGACAACGCAGTCACCCTGGACTCGATCGTCAACACGATCGGCGTCGCCACCGCGGGTGCGCACGGTGGCGACATGTTCGCCTCCATCACCCAGGTCGAGCACTACCTGATGCCGACCGGCATCGACACCGCCGAAGCTGTGCGCAACGTCAAGGTCGCCATCACCGCCTTGGAACTCGGCCGGGGAAACACCACCGAAGCCGCACGCCAGCGCGCCATCTCGGTGGCCCGGCGAGCCAACGACTGGGAAGTCCAAGCCACCCACGCGCTCTACCCCGGACTGGCCACCAACGCCTTCATCAACGCCGGACTCAAAACCGGTGCACCCTGCACGATCTGCGGATCATTGTGCCCGCACCTGACCGCGAAGAAGGACCGCGAGGAAACCCCAGTCCCGGCCACCGCCATCCCCCTCCCACTCACCATCGCGGAGAGCTGA
- a CDS encoding helix-turn-helix transcriptional regulator: MSRFNIGPWCANCSPIASADGPPEMPAEFWDHGPLREGLANWHIGAVIEAYRNHPAHGQPLSQIQVGQWLDLSQAQLSRIENGPAPETLSKLVKWATVLRIPPDLLWFKLPNVATVEPVDRQGFLRVAAATAATVIVSPDRLTQMLSQARTTVNPTRVGAVEIKQIHEAAQLFARWDATYGGGLVRDVVVAQLRVAVAYLKANCSARDRAALQMAVGSLAHTAAFMAFDACAHDDANSMFALALDCAEESGAVNLRAKILSSMARHAIWTGRNHDGLGYVRRAFTEADKLTATERAMLHTTEARVHAKLGDVPATLTSVANADRDFSRCVPGNDPAWMRYYDSAQHAGDTGHALFDIAVHGSFIGEARDRLTAAVDGHADTAARSRTMSTIKLASLVMATGDPDEATTIANQALGRARDLKSQRANEDIAELRRYAHRAKVQIPTPATTT; the protein is encoded by the coding sequence TTGAGTCGATTCAACATCGGACCGTGGTGTGCGAACTGCTCGCCCATCGCCTCGGCGGACGGGCCGCCCGAGATGCCAGCCGAGTTCTGGGATCACGGCCCACTGCGTGAGGGGCTGGCGAACTGGCATATAGGCGCGGTCATCGAGGCATACCGCAACCACCCCGCTCACGGGCAGCCATTGAGCCAGATCCAGGTAGGGCAGTGGCTGGATCTGAGCCAGGCACAGCTGAGCAGGATCGAGAACGGTCCGGCGCCCGAGACGCTCTCCAAGCTGGTCAAGTGGGCAACCGTCCTGCGCATCCCGCCGGATCTACTGTGGTTCAAGCTGCCGAACGTGGCTACCGTGGAGCCCGTGGACCGACAAGGATTCCTGCGTGTGGCCGCAGCTACCGCTGCGACGGTCATCGTGTCACCGGACCGCCTCACCCAGATGCTCAGCCAAGCCCGCACCACCGTCAACCCGACGCGAGTGGGCGCAGTGGAGATCAAACAGATTCACGAAGCCGCCCAGCTATTCGCCCGGTGGGACGCCACCTATGGCGGCGGCCTGGTCCGCGATGTCGTTGTCGCGCAACTACGAGTCGCGGTCGCCTACCTGAAAGCCAACTGTTCCGCGCGCGACCGCGCGGCCCTGCAGATGGCTGTCGGGTCACTCGCGCACACGGCGGCGTTCATGGCCTTCGACGCCTGCGCACACGACGACGCGAACTCGATGTTTGCACTGGCCCTCGACTGCGCCGAAGAGTCCGGGGCGGTGAACCTGCGAGCAAAGATCCTGTCGTCGATGGCACGCCACGCGATCTGGACCGGCCGCAACCACGACGGACTCGGATACGTCCGCAGGGCGTTCACCGAGGCAGACAAGCTCACCGCCACCGAACGCGCAATGCTGCACACCACCGAAGCGCGCGTGCACGCCAAGCTGGGTGACGTTCCCGCAACGCTGACGTCCGTCGCCAACGCCGACCGTGACTTCAGCAGGTGTGTACCCGGCAACGACCCAGCGTGGATGCGGTACTACGACAGCGCGCAGCACGCGGGTGACACCGGCCACGCCCTGTTCGACATCGCCGTGCACGGCAGCTTCATCGGTGAGGCACGCGACCGGCTGACCGCAGCCGTCGACGGCCACGCCGACACCGCCGCACGGTCCCGGACGATGTCGACCATCAAACTCGCATCGCTGGTCATGGCCACCGGTGACCCGGACGAGGCAACCACCATCGCGAACCAAGCCCTCGGCCGCGCGCGTGACCTCAAGTCCCAGCGCGCGAACGAGGACATCGCCGAACTACGCCGCTACGCCCACCGCGCCAAAGTTCAGATACCGACTCCTGCTACCACCACATGA
- the galE gene encoding UDP-glucose 4-epimerase GalE, producing the protein MKILVTGGAGYVGATVTRLLLDAGHHVEVVDDLSRNDDQQIPAEATFHQLRVHDIAQVLTSDAGFDAVLHFAGLIAAGESMAHPQWHWDNNTAASLALLDAIQQAAVPRLVFSSTAAVYGEPDQVPILETAATNPVNTYGDTKLAVDKAIASITRASELGAISLRYFNVAGAHTCADGTMIGERHTPETHLIPLALDAAAGLRDKFSLFGDDYPTPDGTCIRDYIHVTDLAQAHLLALDAIQPGEHRIYNLGNGIGFSNREVLDAVRKVTGATFETEIASRRPGDPAVLYASSELAQNELGWRPTHPDIVEIVSHAWKFHQRFTGRRSAAG; encoded by the coding sequence ATGAAGATCCTCGTCACCGGTGGCGCTGGCTACGTCGGTGCCACCGTGACCCGGCTCCTGCTCGACGCCGGGCACCACGTCGAGGTCGTCGACGATCTTTCACGCAACGACGACCAGCAAATCCCCGCCGAAGCAACGTTCCACCAGTTACGCGTGCACGACATCGCCCAAGTACTCACCTCGGACGCGGGCTTCGACGCCGTTCTTCACTTCGCCGGGCTCATCGCGGCCGGCGAGTCCATGGCGCACCCACAATGGCACTGGGACAACAACACCGCCGCGTCACTGGCACTCCTCGACGCGATCCAACAGGCCGCGGTGCCTCGTCTGGTGTTCTCCTCCACCGCCGCCGTCTACGGCGAACCCGACCAAGTCCCCATCCTCGAAACCGCCGCGACCAACCCGGTCAACACCTACGGCGACACCAAACTGGCCGTCGACAAAGCGATCGCCTCGATCACCCGCGCCAGCGAGCTCGGCGCGATCAGCCTGCGCTACTTCAACGTCGCGGGCGCACACACCTGCGCAGACGGAACGATGATCGGCGAACGCCACACCCCCGAAACCCATCTGATCCCCCTCGCACTCGACGCCGCCGCAGGACTACGCGACAAATTCTCACTGTTCGGCGACGACTACCCGACGCCGGACGGCACCTGCATCCGCGACTACATCCACGTCACCGACCTCGCCCAAGCCCACCTGCTCGCACTCGACGCGATCCAGCCCGGCGAACACCGGATCTACAACCTGGGCAACGGCATCGGGTTCTCCAACCGCGAGGTACTCGACGCAGTCCGGAAAGTCACCGGTGCGACCTTCGAGACCGAGATAGCGTCCCGCCGCCCTGGAGACCCGGCAGTCCTCTACGCCTCCTCCGAACTCGCACAAAACGAACTCGGCTGGCGACCCACGCACCCTGATATCGTCGAAATCGTTTCCCACGCATGGAAATTCCATCAGCGCTTCACTGGCCGACGGTCAGCGGCGGGCTAG
- a CDS encoding DUF2269 domain-containing protein → MLSPRGRKLALAAHVSISVGWLGAVVAFLALAVVGVTSSDVQLVRAVDLVARPLAWWVLVPLSVGTLVTGIVQSLGTPWGLIRHYWVLIKLVLNVVATAILILYTSTVDHYAAVASRPDSTLLELRAPTFIVHGAAASIVLAAAMILAVFKPRGLTPFGLRIRQAAAEGRVGR, encoded by the coding sequence ATGCTGAGCCCGCGCGGGCGCAAACTCGCCCTCGCCGCGCACGTCAGCATCTCGGTCGGCTGGCTCGGCGCCGTCGTCGCTTTCCTGGCCTTGGCCGTCGTCGGGGTCACCAGTTCCGACGTGCAGCTGGTGCGTGCGGTCGACCTCGTCGCCCGACCACTGGCATGGTGGGTGCTGGTGCCACTGTCGGTGGGCACGCTAGTGACAGGCATCGTTCAATCCCTCGGCACACCATGGGGTCTCATCCGCCATTACTGGGTGCTGATCAAACTCGTGCTCAACGTGGTCGCAACGGCGATCTTGATCCTCTACACCAGTACGGTCGACCACTATGCGGCTGTCGCCTCGCGCCCAGACTCGACTCTGCTCGAATTGCGGGCGCCGACTTTCATTGTCCACGGTGCAGCCGCTTCTATCGTTCTGGCTGCTGCGATGATCCTGGCGGTCTTCAAGCCCCGCGGCCTCACACCGTTCGGGCTACGTATTCGGCAGGCCGCAGCAGAAGGACGAGTCGGGCGATGA
- a CDS encoding DUF305 domain-containing protein has protein sequence MSRRSIIARRLVPCIGLVALVVAGCGNDDDSAPVHHSSTTPAVSTSAATGTAQAGTFNDADVTFLQMMYPHHEQAVQMAELVPSRSQDQQVIDLAAGIKAAQQPEMTQIQSLLASAGKPDPAGGAMNHDMPGMMSPEQMSSLEAMSGPEFDKMWLQMMIDHHRGAVEMAQTEIASGTNSQAKQMAETIVATQQQEITQMETLLGQK, from the coding sequence ATGTCTCGACGTTCCATCATCGCTCGAAGGCTCGTTCCGTGTATCGGATTGGTCGCGCTGGTCGTTGCCGGCTGCGGGAATGACGACGATTCGGCACCGGTCCACCATTCCTCAACGACACCCGCCGTCTCGACGAGTGCGGCTACCGGCACCGCCCAGGCCGGCACCTTCAATGACGCCGACGTAACGTTTCTGCAGATGATGTACCCGCACCACGAGCAGGCCGTGCAGATGGCCGAGCTGGTCCCTTCACGATCCCAGGACCAGCAGGTCATCGACCTCGCGGCCGGGATCAAGGCAGCCCAGCAGCCTGAGATGACCCAGATTCAATCGCTGCTGGCCAGCGCTGGGAAGCCCGACCCCGCCGGTGGGGCGATGAACCATGACATGCCCGGAATGATGTCGCCGGAGCAGATGTCCTCGCTCGAGGCGATGTCGGGGCCGGAGTTCGACAAGATGTGGTTGCAGATGATGATCGACCATCACCGCGGGGCGGTGGAGATGGCCCAAACCGAAATCGCCTCCGGAACCAACTCCCAGGCCAAACAAATGGCAGAGACCATCGTGGCCACACAGCAGCAAGAGATCACGCAGATGGAAACTCTTCTGGGACAAAAGTAA
- a CDS encoding NUDIX hydrolase, whose protein sequence is MDTAQPTAEGQIRQYAIALAALAHNGLVFSTDVFDRQRYEQAKQIAADLLALISNDTVEDLQKNVYLEQGYMTPKVDVRGGVFDEQARILLIRDRSDEKWTLPGGWCDVLEPPSLAVEREVEEESGLAVRASKLVALHDRDVQGHQPAFPYHVYKLFFLCEIVSHGQPSPVETMEVGWFDVEALPELSSTRVLDTQIRLLHQHWNKPDLPTMFD, encoded by the coding sequence ATGGACACCGCTCAACCGACAGCCGAGGGCCAGATCCGCCAATATGCCATCGCGCTGGCCGCCCTGGCGCACAACGGTCTCGTCTTTTCCACCGATGTCTTCGACCGGCAACGCTACGAACAGGCCAAACAGATCGCTGCGGACCTGCTCGCTCTCATCAGCAACGACACCGTCGAGGACCTGCAGAAGAACGTGTACCTCGAACAGGGGTACATGACGCCCAAAGTCGACGTTCGAGGAGGAGTGTTCGATGAGCAGGCCCGCATCCTGCTCATCCGTGACCGCAGCGACGAGAAATGGACCCTGCCGGGCGGCTGGTGCGATGTGCTGGAACCGCCCTCACTCGCTGTCGAACGCGAAGTCGAAGAGGAATCCGGCCTCGCAGTGCGCGCCAGCAAGCTCGTGGCCCTGCACGACCGGGATGTGCAAGGCCACCAGCCCGCCTTCCCGTATCACGTGTACAAGCTGTTTTTCCTGTGCGAGATCGTCTCGCACGGTCAACCCAGCCCCGTAGAGACCATGGAAGTCGGCTGGTTCGATGTCGAGGCCCTCCCCGAACTGTCATCCACCCGGGTGCTCGATACCCAAATCCGCCTCCTCCACCAGCATTGGAACAAGCCCGACCTGCCAACCATGTTCGACTGA
- a CDS encoding nucleotidyltransferase domain-containing protein, whose amino-acid sequence MTTTVDTNHAATLADAITRRLPDAQDLAAPAHRIADDLVALGRLVPAEDWLILGGSMARGEPTLIHHHGGRVLISDVDLLYVHSAPEPAKPLDQLKAMAERCFPSVDIMVLPEHQYRHLHTSLGYDFKNLGLDLAGHGLPEHTPVRLDDRDAYEILLYYVQAHYWHDLNTKWLAGCDTAQFHLLVNRLCIKVLRATAMLDGAYAHHDFASMAPHLSEQMRAELRWRTDPTQPPLDPGRFWHYLHDAFRRFDYVFGGPRPDAVRLSRYAVTNSGQVIARHHRIAHDLARQVAAAWVAKPDLGELATVEAAIWSRVTGWAGTKPAPGPSAYFAAHQREIHDHLLAMKVQTT is encoded by the coding sequence ATGACCACCACAGTGGATACCAACCACGCCGCCACCCTCGCAGACGCAATCACCCGACGGCTGCCCGATGCCCAAGATCTCGCAGCACCTGCGCACAGAATCGCCGACGATCTGGTCGCCCTCGGACGCCTGGTCCCCGCCGAGGACTGGTTGATTCTGGGTGGGTCGATGGCCCGCGGCGAGCCCACCTTGATCCACCACCACGGTGGCCGAGTGCTCATCAGCGACGTCGATCTGCTCTACGTCCATTCCGCGCCCGAGCCCGCCAAACCCCTCGACCAGCTGAAAGCGATGGCCGAAAGGTGCTTTCCCTCAGTTGACATCATGGTTCTGCCGGAACACCAGTACCGCCACCTGCACACCTCGCTGGGCTACGACTTTAAAAACCTCGGACTCGATCTGGCCGGCCACGGACTGCCCGAACACACTCCGGTGCGGCTCGATGACCGCGACGCCTACGAAATCCTGCTGTACTACGTGCAAGCCCACTACTGGCACGACCTCAACACCAAATGGCTCGCCGGTTGCGACACCGCTCAATTCCACCTGCTCGTCAACCGCCTGTGCATCAAAGTCCTGCGCGCCACCGCGATGCTGGACGGTGCTTATGCCCACCACGACTTCGCCAGCATGGCCCCGCACCTGTCCGAACAGATGCGCGCCGAGCTGCGATGGCGCACCGACCCCACACAACCACCCCTGGACCCAGGCAGATTCTGGCACTACCTGCATGACGCGTTCCGCCGCTTCGACTACGTATTCGGCGGCCCCCGCCCCGACGCCGTGCGGCTGAGCCGCTACGCGGTCACCAACAGCGGCCAAGTCATCGCCCGCCACCACCGCATCGCCCACGACCTCGCCCGCCAAGTCGCCGCAGCCTGGGTAGCGAAACCGGACCTCGGTGAACTCGCTACGGTGGAGGCCGCGATCTGGTCGCGCGTCACCGGCTGGGCCGGGACCAAACCCGCGCCCGGCCCCTCGGCCTACTTCGCCGCGCACCAACGAGAAATTCATGATCACCTCCTCGCGATGAAAGTGCAGACCACATGA
- a CDS encoding TetR/AcrR family transcriptional regulator, whose product MPKLWSETIDTHRRTVRDSILDTAARLAIEHGVASMTMSGIAEQAGIGRATLYKYFPDVSAILAAWHERQVGHHLEQLVAVSDTESDPSRRLDALLGAYARILRESRHRHDSDLGAMVHHSGPHVDHAEQRLRQLVTEAVAAAAATGTVRTDTPADELAIYCLHALDAAVAASSDAAVARLITVIRAGLGPA is encoded by the coding sequence GTGCCGAAGCTGTGGAGCGAGACGATCGACACGCACCGCCGCACGGTGCGCGACTCGATCCTCGACACTGCCGCGCGGTTGGCGATCGAGCACGGGGTCGCCTCGATGACGATGTCGGGGATCGCCGAGCAGGCCGGGATCGGGCGGGCGACGCTGTACAAGTACTTCCCCGATGTAAGCGCGATCCTTGCCGCCTGGCACGAGCGCCAAGTCGGTCACCACCTGGAGCAACTGGTGGCGGTGAGTGATACAGAATCCGATCCGTCCCGACGACTGGATGCCCTGTTGGGCGCCTATGCGCGGATTCTTCGCGAGTCCAGGCACCGTCACGACAGCGATCTCGGCGCGATGGTGCACCACAGCGGCCCGCACGTCGACCACGCCGAACAACGACTTCGCCAGTTGGTGACCGAGGCGGTGGCCGCCGCCGCCGCGACCGGGACGGTGAGGACGGATACCCCTGCCGATGAGCTGGCAATCTATTGCCTACATGCGTTGGATGCCGCCGTCGCGGCATCATCCGACGCTGCGGTAGCCCGGCTGATCACAGTGATCCGGGCTGGATTGGGACCCGCCTGA
- a CDS encoding DNA-directed RNA polymerase subunit beta: protein MTSTIPATLAFSETPRSRCEFYRRVCSLPTVVEPTTGRITMQTRQVGAIMMPTNLARQVKSSLDARGVAPLSIIGHPRADMWTFLVRSDMRPIGDPTVIAQLWRARVVVIREGDNALPSPAPDPLMVRTWVSPATGTFRPSGAVVIECARACLSQQAGR, encoded by the coding sequence ATGACCTCGACCATCCCAGCCACGCTGGCTTTCTCCGAGACGCCGCGCTCCCGGTGCGAGTTCTACCGGCGGGTGTGTTCGCTGCCCACCGTGGTCGAACCCACCACTGGGCGAATCACGATGCAGACCAGACAAGTCGGCGCGATCATGATGCCCACCAACCTCGCCCGTCAGGTGAAGTCCAGCCTCGACGCGCGAGGTGTCGCGCCGTTGTCGATCATCGGCCACCCACGCGCCGATATGTGGACCTTCCTCGTGCGTTCGGACATGCGCCCCATCGGCGACCCCACCGTCATCGCGCAACTCTGGCGCGCGCGGGTCGTGGTGATCCGCGAGGGCGACAATGCCTTACCCTCCCCCGCACCCGACCCGCTGATGGTTCGCACCTGGGTCTCACCGGCTACCGGGACATTCCGCCCCTCCGGCGCAGTGGTCATCGAGTGCGCCCGGGCGTGCCTATCGCAGCAGGCCGGGCGATGA